From Pseudorasbora parva isolate DD20220531a chromosome 25, ASM2467924v1, whole genome shotgun sequence, one genomic window encodes:
- the foxb1a gene encoding forkhead box protein B1a, with protein sequence MPRPGRNTYSDQKPPYSYISLTAMAIQSCPEKMLPLSEIYKFIMDRFPYYRENTQRWQNSLRHNLSFNDCFIKIPRRPDQPGKGSFWALHPNCGDMFENGSFLRRRKRFKVMMTSEHLAPSKPSDAAHYLQQHAKIRLSALGTHLPQMSSYNLGVSQPSTFKHPFAIENIIAREYKVPGGLAFSGYPLHNQLTTAWPHMYSTSVMDSAAPISMTSGDYSAYGVPIKSLCHGGQTLPAIPVPIKPTPAALPHHIPAFLSNSPQSLSPTSPQTATSQSSPATPSETLTGPATLQSVAVH encoded by the coding sequence ATGCCTAGACCCGGGAGAAACACTTACAGCGACCAGAAGCCGCCGTACTCCTACATTTCCCTCACCGCGATGGCCATCCAGAGTTGTCCGGAGAAGATGCTTCCTCTCAGCGAGATCTACAAGTTTATCATGGATCGCTTTCCTTACTACCGGGAAAACACCCAGCGCTGGCAGAACTCCCTGCGCCACAACCTCTCCTTCAACGACTGCTTCATTAAAATCCCCCGGCGCCCGGACCAGCCCGGCAAGGGCAGCTTCTGGGCGCTCCATCCCAACTGCGGCGACATGTTCGAGAACGGAAGTTTCCTGCGACGCCGCAAACGTTTCAAGGTGATGATGACATCAGAGCACCTGGCACCCAGCAAGCCCTCGGACGCTGCCCACTACCTCCAGCAGCACGCCAAGATCCGGCTCAGCGCCCTGGGCACCCACCTCCCCCAGATGTCCAGCTACAACCTGGGAGTGTCCCAGCCGTCCACGTTCAAGCACCCGTTCGCCATCGAGAACATCATCGCCCGAGAGTACAAAGTGCCAGGGGGGCTGGCGTTCTCTGGGTACCCCCTGCACAACCAGCTGACCACAGCCTGGCCCCATATGTACAGCACTAGCGTGATGGACAGCGCGGCGCCCATCTCCATGACCAGCGGCGATTACAGTGCCTACGGCGTGCCCATCAAGTCGCTCTGCCACGGCGGACAGACCTTACCGGCGATCCCCGTCCCGATCAAGCCCACCCCGGCGGCGTTGCCTCACCACATCCCCGCTTTCCTGTCGAACTCTCCCCAGTCGCTGAGCCCGACGTCCCCGCAGACAGCGACCAGCCAAAGCAGCCCAGCCACCCCGAGCGAGACTCTGACGGGTCCCGCGACGCTGCAGTCGGTCGCTGTGCACTGA